One stretch of Tepidibacter hydrothermalis DNA includes these proteins:
- the meaB gene encoding methylmalonyl Co-A mutase-associated GTPase MeaB, which yields MDLIKKLLEGNKRACARLISIIENEQEGYFNILKDIHKNTKGAYVIGMTGPPGAGKSTLTDKLVKKLREDGKKVGIIAIDPTSPFSKGAILGDRIRMSDLNLDPGVFIRSMGTRGYLGGLSKATYGAIKVMDAYGCDYIFVETVGVGQSEVDIVKTADTTVMVMVPGLGDDIQAIKAGVMEIGDVFVVNKADKEGAKRTLLEIEMMLDFKKDWIFRPPVTMAVANDGSGVDELIKNIINHKEHQEKNDVLKSKVLQRNKSEIREIIHRKIEDKIQNIQNEKEVEDMIIKTLSKELDPYTVSEKIFNKIIK from the coding sequence ATGGATTTGATAAAAAAATTATTAGAAGGAAATAAACGAGCTTGTGCAAGGCTTATTTCGATAATAGAGAATGAGCAAGAAGGGTATTTTAATATATTAAAAGATATACATAAAAATACAAAAGGTGCATATGTAATAGGGATGACAGGTCCTCCAGGAGCAGGAAAATCAACTTTAACTGATAAATTGGTAAAAAAACTTAGAGAAGATGGAAAAAAAGTAGGGATTATAGCAATAGACCCAACTAGTCCCTTCTCTAAGGGAGCTATACTTGGAGATAGAATAAGAATGAGCGATTTAAATTTAGATCCAGGTGTGTTCATAAGATCAATGGGAACTAGAGGTTATTTAGGAGGATTGTCAAAAGCTACTTATGGTGCTATAAAGGTTATGGATGCTTATGGATGTGATTATATATTTGTTGAAACTGTAGGGGTTGGACAATCGGAGGTTGATATAGTTAAAACTGCTGATACTACTGTTATGGTTATGGTACCTGGACTTGGAGATGATATACAGGCTATAAAAGCAGGAGTTATGGAAATTGGAGATGTATTCGTAGTAAATAAAGCAGATAAAGAAGGAGCTAAAAGAACTTTACTTGAGATAGAGATGATGTTAGATTTTAAGAAGGATTGGATTTTTAGACCTCCTGTTACAATGGCTGTTGCAAATGATGGAAGTGGAGTAGATGAATTAATTAAAAATATTATAAATCATAAAGAGCATCAGGAAAAGAATGATGTATTAAAAAGTAAGGTGCTTCAGAGAAATAAATCTGAGATAAGAGAGATAATACATAGAAAAATAGAAGATAAGATTCAAAATATACAAAATGAAAAAGAAGTAGAGGATATGATAATCAAGACATTAAGCAAAGAGCTTGATCCTTATACTGTTAGTGAAAAAATATTTAATAAGATTATAAAGTGA
- a CDS encoding biotin--[acetyl-CoA-carboxylase] ligase produces the protein MRSEIIKILLENKDEFVSGEHISERLGISRSAVSKHIKNIKNQGYDIESITKKGHKIFGCPDLLSGGIIKHDLNTDFIGKEVIHFDTIGSTNDYAKEIAGDSIDGTIVVSEEQTKGRGRRGKEWHSIKGDGIWLSIILKPDIYPHKAPFITQIAGASIVKSLRNLGIDASIKWPNDIIVNNKKVSGILTELGAEIDQINYIVLGIGMNVKTMNFPEEINSIATSIFKEGYDVKRIDILKNILEEFEKLYLDYTERNDKSSCIKICKESSAILGKKIYIINGDKKRKVKCIDINEEGNLVIINEDNDIEELISGEVSIRGEHNYV, from the coding sequence ATGAGAAGCGAGATAATTAAAATCCTATTAGAAAACAAAGATGAATTTGTATCTGGGGAACATATATCTGAAAGACTAGGTATAAGTAGAAGTGCTGTAAGTAAGCATATAAAGAATATAAAAAATCAAGGTTATGATATAGAATCTATAACTAAGAAAGGACATAAAATATTTGGGTGTCCTGATTTGTTAAGTGGTGGAATTATAAAGCATGATTTAAATACAGATTTTATAGGCAAAGAAGTTATACATTTTGATACTATAGGGTCAACTAATGATTATGCAAAGGAGATAGCTGGAGATTCTATTGATGGAACGATTGTTGTATCGGAAGAACAGACAAAAGGAAGAGGAAGAAGGGGCAAAGAGTGGCATTCTATTAAGGGAGATGGAATATGGTTAAGTATTATATTAAAGCCAGATATATATCCTCATAAGGCTCCTTTTATAACTCAAATAGCAGGGGCAAGTATTGTAAAGTCTCTTAGAAATCTTGGAATAGATGCATCTATAAAGTGGCCAAATGATATTATTGTAAATAATAAGAAGGTAAGTGGCATATTAACAGAGCTTGGTGCAGAGATAGATCAAATAAATTATATAGTACTTGGAATTGGTATGAATGTTAAGACTATGAATTTTCCTGAGGAGATAAACTCTATAGCAACTTCTATATTTAAAGAAGGATATGATGTTAAAAGAATAGATATATTGAAGAATATATTAGAAGAGTTCGAAAAGCTATATTTAGATTATACAGAAAGAAATGATAAATCCAGTTGTATAAAAATATGTAAAGAAAGCTCTGCTATATTGGGAAAAAAAATATATATAATAAACGGTGATAAAAAAAGAAAAGTTAAGTGTATAGATATAAATGAAGAAGGTAATCTTGTAATAATAAATGAGGATAATGATATTGAAGAGCTAATATCTGGAGAGGTATCTATAAGAGGAGAGCATAATTATGTATAA
- the mce gene encoding methylmalonyl-CoA epimerase — MDISRVDHIGIAVKNLDETLKFYEDVLGIKCEGTEVVEDQKVKVAFLPVGETELELLESTCEDGPIAKFIEKNGGRNGLQHIAVRVDDIEKAIEEVKEKGYRMIDEKPRYGAGGAKIAFCHPKSTHGILLELSQRD; from the coding sequence ATGGATATAAGTAGAGTTGATCATATAGGGATAGCTGTTAAAAATCTTGATGAGACTTTAAAGTTTTATGAGGATGTTCTTGGAATAAAATGTGAGGGAACTGAGGTTGTTGAAGATCAAAAGGTTAAAGTTGCATTTTTACCTGTTGGAGAAACTGAACTTGAACTTTTAGAATCAACTTGTGAAGATGGTCCTATAGCTAAGTTTATTGAAAAAAATGGTGGAAGAAATGGACTTCAACATATAGCTGTAAGGGTTGATGACATAGAAAAGGCTATAGAAGAAGTTAAGGAAAAAGGATATAGAATGATAGATGAAAAGCCTAGATATGGAGCGGGTGGAGCAAAGATTGCATTTTGTCATCCTAAAAGTACTCATGGTATATTACTTGAACTAAGCCAAAGAGATTAG
- a CDS encoding DUF3870 domain-containing protein: MAAIKMSSNNIFITGYAKLPTGITAQELYTVVAIGLLINRENGTIVDLDCTLVTSTAKRFVRENLVGRKITNYDEIECIFNERYYGCAKKALLFALKICNEKFNEVKAN; this comes from the coding sequence TTGGCTGCTATTAAAATGTCATCTAATAATATATTTATAACTGGATATGCAAAACTACCTACTGGTATAACAGCACAAGAATTATATACAGTAGTAGCTATAGGTCTTTTGATAAATAGAGAAAATGGAACTATAGTTGATTTAGATTGTACATTAGTAACATCAACTGCTAAAAGATTTGTTAGAGAGAATCTGGTTGGAAGAAAGATAACAAATTATGATGAAATAGAGTGTATTTTTAATGAAAGATATTATGGATGTGCAAAAAAGGCTTTATTATTTGCACTTAAAATATGTAATGAAAAATTTAATGAAGTAAAAGCAAATTAA
- a CDS encoding acetyl-CoA hydrolase/transferase family protein, translated as MQTRLRCDYLKNKVMSADEAAQLFKDGMIVGTSGFTPAGYPKAVPLALSRREDKGEEIGLTIITGASVGDELDGELSRKGIMKRRYPYQTNKDSRNKINSGDVQYADMHLSHVPQWIKYGYFGNIDIALVEAVAITEDGNIIPSTSIGNANVFVETADKVIVEINTSQPLDLEGVHDVYSTKNPPNREAIPILNATDRIGTPYIPCKPDKIAAIVFTDIKDKTREVTPIDEVSKKMAKNLITFLNDEVDKGRLPKNLLPLQSGVGSVANAVLGGLCDSKFEDLVVYSEVLQDSVLDLIDNNKVKFASATSLTVSPQRLDDFYKKFSKYKEKVILRPQEISNSPEVARRLGVIAINTAIEVDIYGNVNSTNIMGSRMMNGIGGSGDFARNAYLTIFTTESIAKKGDISSIVPMVSHCDHTEHDVMVIVTEQGVADLRGLSPVERARCIIDNCAHPDYKDMLNDYLEKALDGKYKHTPHVISEALSWHDRFLKNGSMKI; from the coding sequence ATGCAAACTAGACTAAGATGCGATTACTTAAAAAATAAGGTTATGAGTGCTGATGAAGCTGCTCAACTGTTCAAGGATGGAATGATTGTTGGAACGAGTGGATTTACACCTGCTGGTTATCCAAAAGCTGTTCCGTTAGCTCTTTCAAGAAGAGAAGATAAGGGAGAAGAAATAGGGTTAACCATTATAACGGGTGCATCTGTTGGTGATGAATTAGACGGAGAGTTATCTAGAAAAGGCATAATGAAAAGAAGGTATCCTTATCAGACTAATAAAGATTCTAGAAATAAAATAAATAGTGGAGATGTACAGTATGCAGATATGCATCTTAGTCATGTCCCTCAATGGATAAAGTATGGTTACTTTGGAAATATAGACATAGCTCTTGTAGAAGCTGTTGCTATAACTGAGGATGGAAATATAATACCATCGACATCCATAGGAAATGCTAATGTATTTGTAGAAACTGCTGATAAAGTTATAGTTGAAATTAATACCTCTCAACCATTGGATCTTGAAGGAGTACATGATGTATATTCTACCAAGAATCCTCCGAATAGAGAAGCGATACCTATTTTAAATGCAACTGACAGAATTGGAACTCCTTACATTCCTTGTAAACCTGATAAAATAGCGGCAATAGTATTTACAGATATAAAGGACAAGACAAGAGAAGTAACTCCAATAGATGAAGTGTCTAAGAAAATGGCTAAGAATCTTATAACATTTTTAAATGATGAAGTAGATAAAGGAAGACTTCCTAAGAATTTGTTACCTTTACAATCTGGTGTTGGAAGTGTAGCAAATGCAGTTCTTGGCGGTCTTTGTGATTCTAAATTTGAGGATTTGGTGGTTTACTCAGAAGTACTACAGGATTCTGTTTTAGATCTTATAGATAATAACAAGGTTAAATTTGCATCTGCTACATCGCTTACAGTATCACCTCAAAGGCTAGATGATTTTTATAAGAAATTTTCAAAGTATAAAGAAAAAGTAATACTTAGACCTCAAGAAATAAGTAATAGTCCCGAAGTGGCTAGAAGACTGGGAGTAATTGCAATAAATACAGCTATAGAAGTTGATATATACGGAAATGTAAATTCTACTAACATAATGGGAAGTAGAATGATGAATGGAATAGGAGGATCTGGAGATTTTGCTAGAAATGCTTACCTAACTATATTTACTACTGAATCAATAGCTAAAAAAGGAGATATATCATCTATTGTTCCTATGGTTTCTCACTGTGATCATACAGAACATGATGTTATGGTAATAGTTACTGAACAAGGGGTTGCAGATTTGAGAGGGTTAAGTCCAGTTGAAAGAGCTAGATGTATAATAGATAATTGTGCTCATCCTGATTATAAGGATATGTTAAATGATTATTTAGAAAAAGCATTAGATGGAAAATACAAGCATACACCTCATGTAATTTCAGAAGCACTTTCATGGCATGATAGATTTTTGAAAAATGGAAGTATGAAAATATAG
- a CDS encoding cobalamin B12-binding domain-containing protein, whose translation MRPIRVLVAKPGLDGHDRGAKVIARAFRDAGMEVIYTGLRQTPEQIVQTAIQEDVDVVSMSILSGAHNHLLPKVVKLLKEEGVYDDILVIGGGVIPDEDIPYLKENGIAEVFTPGTTTTTTIEFIKANLKKSIA comes from the coding sequence ATGAGACCTATAAGAGTATTAGTTGCAAAGCCTGGACTTGATGGCCATGATAGAGGAGCAAAAGTTATAGCGAGAGCTTTTAGAGATGCTGGAATGGAGGTTATATACACAGGGCTTAGACAGACTCCTGAACAGATTGTTCAAACTGCCATTCAAGAAGATGTTGATGTTGTTTCAATGAGTATTTTATCTGGTGCTCACAATCATCTTCTTCCAAAGGTTGTTAAGCTTTTAAAAGAAGAAGGTGTTTATGATGATATACTTGTAATTGGAGGAGGGGTTATTCCTGACGAGGATATTCCTTATCTTAAAGAAAATGGAATAGCTGAAGTGTTTACTCCGGGTACAACTACAACAACCACTATAGAATTTATAAAAGCAAATCTAAAAAAATCAATAGCTTGA
- the mmdA gene encoding methylmalonyl-CoA decarboxylase subunit alpha has translation MSQNKLDILLQKRAKIELGGGEKRIEKQHNSGKLTARERLNILFDEGTFIELDAFVKHRCNHFGMEKVDAPGEGVVTGYGKVEGRLVYAFAQDFTVLGGSLGEMHAKKMEKVMDMALKMGAPVVGLNDSGGARIQEGVDALAGYGKVFYKNTIASGVVPQISAIMGPCAGGAVYSPALTDFIFMVDKTSQMFITGPQVIKTVTGEEVSAQDLGGAMTHNATSGVAHFVSESDEDCIMGIRKLLSFLPSNNLEKAPILDCDDVNEKIDVLDTIMPDNSNKPYDMKDIITSIVDDSDFFEVQPYFARNILTGFARINGESVGIIANQPTYMAGCLDINASDKASRFIRTCDAFNVPILNFVDVPGFLPGTSQEYGGVIRHGAKMLYAYSEATVPKVTIITRKAYGGSYLAMCSKDLGADIVYAWPSAEIAVMGPDGAANIIFRKDIKASDDPASVRTEKVKEYREEFANPYQAAQRGFVDDVIQPSLTRIRLCDAFDVLKSKRESRPPKKHGNIPL, from the coding sequence ATGTCACAAAATAAGCTAGATATTCTTTTACAGAAAAGAGCTAAGATAGAGCTTGGTGGAGGAGAAAAAAGAATAGAAAAGCAACATAATTCTGGAAAGCTTACAGCAAGAGAAAGACTTAATATATTGTTTGATGAAGGAACTTTTATTGAGTTAGATGCTTTTGTAAAACATAGATGTAATCACTTTGGAATGGAAAAAGTAGATGCTCCTGGAGAAGGAGTAGTAACGGGATATGGTAAGGTAGAAGGTAGATTGGTTTATGCATTTGCTCAAGATTTTACTGTTTTAGGAGGATCTCTTGGAGAAATGCATGCTAAGAAAATGGAAAAGGTTATGGATATGGCCCTTAAGATGGGAGCGCCTGTAGTTGGACTTAATGATTCTGGTGGAGCTAGAATTCAAGAAGGGGTAGATGCTTTAGCTGGATATGGAAAAGTATTTTATAAAAATACTATAGCCTCTGGTGTTGTTCCTCAGATATCTGCTATAATGGGACCTTGTGCAGGAGGGGCAGTTTATTCACCCGCTCTTACTGATTTTATATTTATGGTTGATAAAACTAGCCAGATGTTTATAACTGGTCCTCAGGTTATAAAGACTGTTACTGGGGAAGAGGTTAGCGCACAAGATCTTGGTGGAGCTATGACACATAATGCTACATCGGGCGTTGCTCATTTTGTATCTGAATCTGATGAAGACTGCATAATGGGTATTAGAAAATTACTTAGCTTCTTGCCTTCTAATAATTTAGAAAAAGCTCCTATATTAGATTGTGATGATGTTAATGAAAAAATAGATGTTTTAGATACTATAATGCCTGATAATTCAAATAAGCCGTATGATATGAAAGATATAATAACAAGTATAGTTGATGATAGTGATTTCTTTGAAGTTCAACCTTATTTTGCAAGAAATATACTTACAGGATTTGCAAGAATTAATGGAGAATCTGTAGGAATAATAGCTAATCAACCTACATATATGGCTGGATGTCTTGATATAAATGCATCAGATAAAGCTTCTAGATTTATCAGAACTTGTGATGCGTTTAATGTACCTATTTTGAATTTTGTAGATGTTCCTGGATTTTTACCTGGTACATCTCAAGAATATGGTGGAGTTATTAGACATGGTGCGAAGATGCTTTATGCATATAGTGAGGCTACAGTTCCAAAGGTAACTATAATAACGAGAAAAGCTTATGGAGGATCTTATCTTGCTATGTGCTCTAAAGATTTAGGAGCTGATATTGTATATGCTTGGCCAAGTGCTGAAATTGCAGTTATGGGACCAGATGGAGCAGCTAATATAATATTTAGAAAAGATATAAAAGCATCTGATGATCCTGCATCCGTTAGAACTGAAAAGGTTAAAGAGTATAGAGAAGAGTTTGCCAATCCTTATCAAGCGGCTCAAAGAGGTTTTGTAGACGATGTTATACAGCCATCTTTGACTAGGATTAGACTTTGTGATGCTTTTGATGTTTTAAAATCGAAAAGAGAAAGCAGACCTCCTAAGAAACATGGAAATATTCCACTTTAA
- a CDS encoding acyl-CoA mutase large subunit family protein produces the protein MSCNDKLQDCFKKWEEEKLEKALSRFGERKPQFLSGSNEEVRRLYTPLDVEDINYDDLGFPGQYPFTRGVQPTMYRGKFWTMRMYAGFATAEESNKRYKYLIDQGSMGLSVAFDLPTQMGYDSDDSISEGEVGKVGVAIDSLEDMEILFDGIPLDKVSTSMTINAPASVLLAMYIAVAQKQGVGMEKLRGTIQNDILKEYVARGTYIFPTKPSMRLITNIFEYCSENVPKWNTISISGYHIREAGSTAIQEVAFTLSNGIAYVNAAIDAGLNVDDFAPRLSFFFNAHNDLFEEVGKYRAARRLWAKIMKERFGAKKEKSLMLKFHTQTGGSTLTAQQPENNIVRVAIQTLAAVMGGTQSLHTNSKDEALALPTEDSVRTALRTQQIVAHESGVADTIDPLAGSYYVESLTNKIEKEAMKLIEKIDALGGSPNAIDKGYMQQEIMESAYRYQKEIENDERVIVGMNKFKVEEEAPKDLLRVDPSVGKRKCEKLKELKDRRDNELVKKNLEDLKKACKSDENLMPYILDAVNSYATLGEICGVMREEFGEYKQSVMI, from the coding sequence ATGAGTTGTAATGATAAATTACAAGATTGCTTTAAAAAATGGGAAGAAGAAAAATTAGAAAAAGCTTTATCGAGATTTGGGGAGAGAAAACCTCAGTTTTTATCAGGGTCAAATGAAGAAGTAAGAAGATTATATACACCTCTTGATGTAGAGGATATAAACTATGATGATTTAGGATTTCCAGGACAGTACCCTTTTACTAGAGGTGTACAGCCTACTATGTATAGAGGTAAATTTTGGACTATGAGAATGTATGCTGGATTTGCAACAGCAGAAGAGTCTAACAAAAGATATAAATATTTAATAGATCAAGGTTCTATGGGATTATCAGTTGCTTTTGATCTTCCAACTCAGATGGGATATGATTCAGATGATTCTATCTCGGAGGGAGAAGTTGGAAAGGTTGGAGTTGCAATAGATTCTCTTGAAGACATGGAAATATTATTCGATGGAATTCCTCTTGATAAGGTTTCAACATCTATGACTATAAATGCACCAGCATCTGTTTTGCTTGCAATGTATATAGCAGTTGCTCAAAAGCAGGGTGTTGGTATGGAAAAATTAAGAGGAACTATTCAAAATGACATACTTAAGGAATATGTAGCAAGGGGAACTTATATATTTCCAACAAAGCCATCTATGAGGCTAATAACTAATATATTTGAATATTGTTCTGAAAATGTTCCGAAGTGGAATACAATAAGTATATCTGGATATCACATAAGAGAGGCTGGATCTACTGCTATTCAAGAAGTTGCATTTACTTTATCAAATGGAATAGCTTATGTAAATGCAGCTATAGATGCAGGTCTTAATGTAGATGATTTTGCTCCAAGACTTTCATTCTTCTTTAATGCACATAATGATTTATTTGAAGAGGTTGGGAAGTATAGAGCTGCAAGAAGGCTTTGGGCTAAAATAATGAAGGAGAGATTTGGTGCTAAAAAAGAAAAATCATTAATGCTTAAATTCCATACTCAAACAGGAGGATCAACTCTTACTGCTCAACAACCTGAAAATAATATAGTTCGTGTTGCTATTCAAACTCTTGCTGCAGTTATGGGGGGAACTCAATCTCTTCATACTAATTCTAAGGATGAGGCATTGGCTCTTCCTACAGAGGATTCAGTTAGAACAGCACTTAGAACTCAACAAATAGTAGCTCATGAAAGTGGAGTGGCAGATACTATAGACCCTCTTGCAGGTTCTTATTATGTTGAGAGCTTAACTAATAAAATAGAAAAAGAGGCTATGAAATTAATAGAAAAAATAGATGCTCTTGGTGGATCTCCAAATGCTATAGATAAGGGATATATGCAACAAGAGATAATGGAGAGTGCATATAGATATCAAAAGGAAATAGAAAATGATGAAAGAGTAATAGTTGGTATGAATAAATTTAAGGTAGAAGAAGAAGCACCAAAGGATCTTTTAAGAGTAGATCCTAGCGTTGGAAAAAGAAAGTGTGAAAAGTTAAAAGAATTAAAAGATAGAAGAGATAATGAACTTGTTAAGAAAAACTTAGAGGACTTGAAAAAAGCTTGTAAAAGTGATGAAAATCTAATGCCTTACATTCTTGATGCGGTTAATTCATATGCAACACTTGGAGAAATATGTGGAGTTATGAGAGAAGAATTTGGCGAATACAAACAAAGTGTAATGATATAG
- a CDS encoding P1 family peptidase, with protein sequence MYNNILDIDGIKIGQVEDLSGVTGCTVIICEKGACCGVDVRGSAPGTRETDLLDPINMVDKVHSIVLSGGSAFGLESTCGVAKYLEENNIGFDVGVTKVPIVVGAVLFDLHVGDYTIRPDYNMGYRACEAASSTELKQGNYGAGCGATIGKFKGIDYATKGGIGSCSIKLDNGLVVSAIIAANPFGDVYEGDSIIAGCLDYDKKNFVNTVELMKSGVNSKDFSMQNTTIGAVVTNAKFNKAECAKLAQMSHNGYAKAISPIHTMYDGDTIFAMATGEIEADLNLVGTLAAQVVEQSIINAVKNADSIKNIPSFKELKLK encoded by the coding sequence ATGTATAACAATATATTGGACATAGATGGAATAAAAATAGGTCAGGTTGAAGATTTAAGTGGTGTTACAGGATGTACGGTTATAATATGTGAAAAAGGGGCTTGTTGTGGTGTTGATGTTAGAGGTTCTGCACCTGGAACTAGAGAAACTGATCTTTTAGATCCTATAAATATGGTAGATAAGGTACATTCTATAGTACTGTCTGGAGGATCTGCATTTGGGCTTGAGTCTACTTGTGGAGTAGCAAAATATTTGGAAGAGAACAATATTGGGTTTGATGTAGGTGTTACTAAGGTACCTATAGTAGTAGGAGCTGTATTGTTTGATCTTCATGTTGGGGATTATACTATAAGACCTGATTATAATATGGGATATAGAGCGTGTGAGGCTGCTTCAAGCACTGAATTAAAGCAGGGGAATTATGGTGCAGGTTGTGGAGCAACTATTGGTAAATTTAAAGGTATTGATTATGCAACAAAGGGTGGAATAGGAAGTTGTTCTATAAAGCTTGATAATGGATTAGTTGTGAGTGCTATAATTGCGGCTAATCCATTTGGAGATGTATATGAAGGTGACAGTATAATTGCAGGATGTCTTGACTATGATAAGAAGAACTTTGTAAATACTGTGGAACTTATGAAGTCTGGAGTTAATTCAAAAGATTTTTCTATGCAGAATACTACTATAGGAGCTGTTGTTACGAATGCTAAGTTTAATAAGGCTGAATGTGCTAAGTTAGCTCAAATGTCTCATAATGGCTATGCTAAGGCTATATCACCTATACATACTATGTATGATGGTGATACTATATTTGCCATGGCAACAGGAGAAATCGAAGCCGATCTAAACTTAGTTGGAACACTAGCAGCACAAGTAGTAGAGCAAAGTATAATAAATGCAGTGAAAAATGCAGATTCAATAAAAAACATTCCATCATTCAAAGAATTAAAGCTTAAATAA
- a CDS encoding OadG family protein: MNLTNLLDLMKTDITALTKSEQLIASLVVTLLSMCIVFVVLMVIMAAVKIMTKSSSKPKKEKEQIIVKEDIKQDEDNKEIVAVISSAIACALNTTTNNIVIKKIKKSENSDTSWSKLGRIEQMSSMLGGYEYDKKI; this comes from the coding sequence ATGAATTTGACTAATTTATTAGATTTAATGAAAACTGATATAACGGCGCTTACAAAATCTGAACAGTTAATTGCTAGTTTGGTTGTTACGCTGCTTTCTATGTGTATAGTATTTGTAGTCCTTATGGTTATAATGGCAGCTGTAAAAATAATGACAAAATCTAGCTCTAAACCTAAAAAAGAAAAAGAGCAGATAATTGTAAAAGAAGATATTAAACAAGATGAAGATAATAAAGAGATAGTTGCAGTTATAAGTTCGGCTATAGCTTGTGCTTTAAATACGACTACTAATAATATTGTTATTAAAAAAATAAAGAAAAGTGAAAATAGTGATACTTCGTGGTCAAAACTTGGAAGAATAGAGCAAATGAGTTCAATGCTAGGGGGATATGAATATGATAAAAAAATTTAA
- a CDS encoding ECF transporter S component: protein MIATRSLSTKKMTVIGMLGAVSIVLGMTPLGFIPIGPTKATIMHIPVIIAAMIEGPLVGAIVGLIFGIFSMIQSITSPTVISFVFWNPLVSVFPRILIGIVSYYSYVSVKKIVKNEALAVAVTGAVGTLTNTVGVLSMIYLLYGVRFVEAIGQDINSVGKIIMGIGITNGIPEMIVAILIVTGVMRGLKFISK, encoded by the coding sequence TTGATCGCTACAAGAAGTCTATCAACAAAAAAAATGACAGTTATAGGAATGCTAGGAGCCGTTTCTATAGTATTGGGTATGACGCCGTTAGGGTTTATCCCTATAGGGCCTACTAAGGCCACTATAATGCATATACCGGTAATTATTGCAGCTATGATTGAGGGTCCTTTGGTTGGAGCTATCGTAGGTCTTATATTCGGTATATTTAGTATGATACAGAGTATAACAAGTCCAACAGTAATATCGTTTGTATTTTGGAATCCGTTAGTATCTGTGTTTCCAAGAATCTTGATTGGTATAGTTTCTTATTACTCTTATGTATCTGTTAAGAAAATAGTAAAAAATGAAGCATTAGCAGTTGCTGTTACTGGTGCTGTAGGAACATTAACTAATACTGTGGGAGTTCTTTCTATGATTTACCTACTTTACGGAGTTAGATTCGTTGAAGCTATAGGACAAGATATAAATTCTGTAGGTAAGATAATAATGGGAATAGGAATAACTAATGGTATACCAGAAATGATAGTTGCTATTTTAATAGTAACAGGCGTAATGAGAGGACTTAAGTTTATATCAAAATAG
- a CDS encoding biotin/lipoyl-containing protein, whose amino-acid sequence MIKKFNVKVNGVCYDVEVEEIKESSNSSKSKKSSANKSKVIEPKVEKSIPVKEEVKLNKNISSNSGSANTIKAPMPGTINDIKVNKGDSVTKGQVLLILEAMKMENEIMAPADGVIEDIHVSKGASVSAGEIIIGIS is encoded by the coding sequence ATGATAAAAAAATTTAATGTTAAGGTAAATGGAGTTTGTTATGATGTTGAGGTAGAAGAGATAAAGGAAAGTTCTAATTCTTCAAAATCAAAAAAATCATCTGCTAATAAATCTAAAGTAATTGAGCCAAAGGTAGAAAAAAGTATTCCTGTAAAAGAAGAAGTTAAGTTGAATAAAAACATATCTAGTAATTCAGGTTCTGCCAATACAATAAAAGCTCCTATGCCTGGAACTATAAATGATATAAAGGTTAATAAGGGAGATAGTGTTACTAAAGGGCAAGTTCTTTTAATACTTGAGGCTATGAAAATGGAAAATGAGATAATGGCACCAGCAGATGGTGTTATTGAAGATATTCATGTTAGCAAAGGCGCATCTGTAAGTGCAGGTGAGATTATTATAGGTATTTCTTAA